One part of the Lytechinus pictus isolate F3 Inbred chromosome 3, Lp3.0, whole genome shotgun sequence genome encodes these proteins:
- the LOC129256080 gene encoding uncharacterized protein in nthA 5'region-like — MPILYIAPDIWNCLSEGIYETAVRHGGVGSGHTGFYPSGFINECAKMIKSHPNDISDQTKLALMKAEYLKRNYDGRVYAKGRNLTITLRKAYDRSLEEVNIIAMPTIPFTPTKLLTKDDSLPEYHRRASEVNINTHPFNLTGHPALSVNAGYLRNLPVGLMLVGRHYDEITIFKVAQAVEKIRDETASKSGCLMP; from the exons ATGCCCATTCTTTACATAGCTCCTGATATATGGAACTGTCTTTCAGAAGGGATTTATGAAACAGCTGTGCGACATGGAG GTGTTGGAAGTGGGCATACTGGTTTCTATCCATCTGGGTTCATCAACGAGTGTGCCAAAATGATTAAATCTCACCCAAATGACATATCGGATCAAACTAAG CTCGCCTTGATGAAAGCTGaatatttgaaaagaaattatGATGGGCGAGTGTATGCTAAGGGGCGCAATCTAACCATCACGCTTCGTAAGGCCTATGATAGATCTCTTGAAGAGGTTAACATCATTGCCATGCCAACCATACCGTTTACTCCGACAAAACTCTTAACTAAAGATGATTCTCTTCCAG AATATCACAGACGAGCTTCTGAGGTGAATATTAACACACATCCATTTAACTTAACTGGTCATCCTGCCCTTAGCGTTAACGCAGGGTATCTAAGAAACTTACCAGTCGGACTCATGTTGGTTGGTAGACACTATGATGAGATCACTATCTTCAAAGTcgcacaggcagtggagaaaATCAGAGACGAAACAGCTTCAAAAAGCGGTTGCCTTATGCCATGa